Sequence from the Clostridium saccharobutylicum DSM 13864 genome:
TTCTAAGGAATTGATTAAAATAAAAGAACATAAAATTTTAGATTTAACCGATAAGGATAGATTGATTAATGATTGTCTAAGGCAAGTTCAAAAATTTAAATTGCAATTAAAGATTGAAGACTTGAAAAAGCAACAAAGTAAATTTGAAAAAAATGGTCAAATTGAAGAATCTATAAGGATTGCAATGGAGCTCACTAAATTATCAGTAGCATTGAAAAAGGGAGAGAGAGGTTAAAGGTTGTGACGGAAGGAGGCAATAATAAAATGGAACAAAAAGTAAAAGGAAAAGCAGTAAAACCGGTGGATGATAAAAAAGATAAAAACGCTAAAATGGCAGCTGTAAAGGAATTGCTTGATAAAGGTAAGAAGACTGGTTCATTAACATATAAAGAAATAATGGAAGCAATGGATCATATTGATTTAAGTCCAGAACAAATAGAAAAAATCTATGAAGCTTTAGAAATAATGGGAGTCGAAATTATTGGAGGCGAACATGAAGCAGAAGAAGCTCCAGAAGAAATAGATTTATCAGTACCGGAAGGTATAGCTATAGATGATCCTGTTAGAATGTATTTAAAAGAAATTGGAAAGGTACCTCTATTATCTTCTGAACAAGAAATAACATATGCACAACAAATTGAAGAAGGAAATGAAAAAGCTAAAAAGAAATTGGCAGAAGCAAATTTAAGATTAGTTGTAAGTATAGCTAAAAGATATGTTGGAAGAGGAATGTTATTTTTAGATTTAATTCAAGAAGGAAACTTAGGTCTTATAAAAGCTGTTGAAAAATTTGACTATAGAAAGGGATATAAATTTTCAACTTATGCCACATGGTGGATTAGGCAAGCAATAACTAGAGCAATTGCAGACCAAGCAAGAACAATTAGAATACCAGTTCATATGGTTGAAACTATAAATAAATTAATAAGAGTACAAAGACAATTATTGCAAGAATTAGGAAGAGATCCATTCCCTGAAGAAATATCAAAAGTTATGGAACTTCCAGTAGATAAAGTTCGTGAAATCCAAAAGATTGCCCAAGAGCCAGTTTCTTTAGAAACTCCTATAGGAGAAGAAGAAGATTCACATTTAGGAGACTTTATTCCAGATGATGAAGCACCAGCACCAGCTGAAGCGGCTGCATTTACAATGCTTAAAGAACAACTAATTAATGTATTGGATACTTTAACACCTAGAGAAGAAAAAGTATTAAGATTAAGATTTGGGCTTGATGATGGAAGAGCTAGAACTCTTGAAGAAGTAGGTAAGGAATTCAATGTTACTAGAGAAAGAATTAGACAAATTGAAGCTAAAGCATTAAGAAAATTAAGACATCCGTCAAGAAGTAAAAAATTAAAGGATTATTTAGACTAAGCACCTTGCACAAGGTGCTTCTTTTTAAGTAATATATTTTAGGTACATTAAAAAAATAATAAATTTATATGCTAAGTATATTTTGAATTAAAGGAAGCTTGATTCGTATATGCTTAATGAGTATTCACAGGGCAAGCAATTATCATTAAATCGTGGGCTTTTCAGTAC
This genomic interval carries:
- the rpoD gene encoding RNA polymerase sigma factor RpoD; amino-acid sequence: MEQKVKGKAVKPVDDKKDKNAKMAAVKELLDKGKKTGSLTYKEIMEAMDHIDLSPEQIEKIYEALEIMGVEIIGGEHEAEEAPEEIDLSVPEGIAIDDPVRMYLKEIGKVPLLSSEQEITYAQQIEEGNEKAKKKLAEANLRLVVSIAKRYVGRGMLFLDLIQEGNLGLIKAVEKFDYRKGYKFSTYATWWIRQAITRAIADQARTIRIPVHMVETINKLIRVQRQLLQELGRDPFPEEISKVMELPVDKVREIQKIAQEPVSLETPIGEEEDSHLGDFIPDDEAPAPAEAAAFTMLKEQLINVLDTLTPREEKVLRLRFGLDDGRARTLEEVGKEFNVTRERIRQIEAKALRKLRHPSRSKKLKDYLD